One region of Gossypium raimondii isolate GPD5lz chromosome 6, ASM2569854v1, whole genome shotgun sequence genomic DNA includes:
- the LOC128041735 gene encoding uncharacterized protein LOC128041735 — protein MVTGDAPYVETNNEAVECSFRSLEFVNAMFITEGNRITVPKLSKTTEMGLQLMVGRGASPGKGLGKYLQGRVEAPMMKGKFDRGFIYPERGVSKSEGIEEMLEKVHINAIETTERRSLLEIGPYEPGMYVSQKAIKGSAIADFLASRALEDYEPLNFDFPNEDLLYVANTEENPRLDHIWKLNFDGASNATGNGIGAVLVSPSGDHYLVASKLDFDCTNNMVEYEACIMGIRAAIERKIKVLKVYGDSALVIYQLKGEWETRDPKLISYKELVLELIDEFDNITFCYLPREENQMVDTLATLASMIKVNKLEIIKPIQMSIYEASSHCCSIKEEGKDDHPWYQSILQYVKNRRYPDQVTENDKRTLRRIAIGYVLDGEVLYKRGKDQVLLRCVDAIEARKILEEVHEGICGTHANGFTMAR, from the exons ATGGTAACGGGTGATGCGCCTTATGTAGAGACCAATAATGAGGCAGTGGAATGTTCTTTCCGGTCCTTGGAATTTGTGAATGCAATGTTTATCACTGAAGGAAATAGGATAACAGTACCAAAGTTATCCAAGACTACTGAGATGGGTCTACAGTTGATGGTTGGAAGAGGAGCTTCGCCAGGAAAAGGGTTGGGAAAGTACCTTCAGGGAAGGGTTGAGGCACCCATGATGAAGGGAAAGTTTGATC GTGGGTTTATTTACCCTGAGCGAGGGGTGTCCAAAAGTGAAGGCATTGAAGAGATGTTGGAGAAAGTTCATATCAATGCTATAGAGACAACTGAAAGAAGGTCCTTGCTGGAGATCGGCCCATACGAACCTGGGA tgtatgtaagtcagaaggctaTAAAAGGAAGTGCAATAGCCGATTTTCTAGCCAGCAGAGCCTTGGAAGACTAtgagcctttgaactttgattttccaaacGAGGACTTATTGTACGTGGCAAACACTGAAGAAAACCCTCGATTAGACCACATCtggaagttaaattttgatggagcttcaaatgctaCAGGTAacggaattggggcagtcttggtatccccaAGTGGAGATCATTATCTTGTCGCTAGCAAGTTGGACTTcgattgcacaaataacatggtagaatatgaagcatgtattatgggTATTCGTGCAGCCATTGAAcgtaaaatcaaagtgcttAAAGTGTATGGAGATTCCGCgttggtgatataccaactcaaaggagaGTGGGAAACCAGAGACCCTAAGTTGATCAGTTATAAAGAGCTGGTTCTTGAATTGATTGACGAATTTGATAACATTACattctgttatctcccacgagaggAAAACCAAATGGTTGACACATTGGCTACTCTAGCCTCGATGATTAAGGTGAACAAGTTAGAAATCATAAAGCCTATTCAGATGAGCATATACGAAGCTTCATCTCATTGCTGCAGCATTAAAGAAGAGGGGAAAGATGATCATCCTTGGTATCAGAGTATACTACAGTATGTGAAGAATCGAAGATACCCTGATCAAGTGACAGAAAACGACAAGAGAACGCTGAGAAGAATAGCCATTGGGTATGTCCTAGATGGGGAAGTGTTGTACAAAAGAGGGAAAGATCAAGTGCTGTTAAGATGTGTAGATGCCATAGAGGCTAGAAAGATCCTggaggaagtccatgagggcatTTGCGGAACCCATGcaaatggttttacaatggccagatag